In Caldisericum sp., the genomic stretch TGGAGATAAAATTAGGGTGTATTTTTCAAAGGAAGATGTTTTAGTTTTGAGCGCGTAATTTTTATTTTTGTTTCACTTTGGAATTGTAAAGTAATTTGTTATTGAATTAAGAAAAATAAACAATTTTTTGAGAATGTGTATTAAGTTTTTTATACCCTCTTGACAAAAAATTTTTTTTCGTTAAAATAACTTTCAAGAAAGGAGGACGTGATGAAGAAAGAAAATTTGTTTGGTGAATTCGTCGCTGAGGTCTTTGGGACATTCATCCTAATTTTACTCGGCGATGGCGTTGTTGCGAACGTTGGACTTGCTCCTCGTCTTGCATCTACTGCTTACAACTGGAACACTATCACTTTCGGATGGGCAATGGCAGTTCTAATTGCTGTCTACACAGTTGCGGGAGTATCAGGTGCACATCTTAATCCAGCTGTTACTCTGGCTTTGGCTGTCAAAAGAGGTTTCCCTTGGAAGAAGGTTGTTCCTTATTGGATTGCACAAGTTCTTGGTGCTTTCCTAGGAGCCTTTGGTGTATTCTTGGTCTATCATGATGGTTTAGTGGCTGCAGGTATGCCTAATGTTTGGTGCACAGGCCCAGGCTCAGTATTTGGTCAAGCTTTCTGGGGTGGAGCAGCATCTGTATCTCCGCTTGGAAGCTATAGTCTTCTGAATGCGTTTGTTGCAGAAATCTTTGGAACAGCTGTGCTTCTTTGGGGAGTTCTTGCATCAGGCGATACAAAAAATAATGCTGTAGGAGCAAATCTTGGTGGTTTCATAGTGGCACTTGTAGTCCTTGGCATAGGTCTTACACTTGGTGGTCCAAGCGGATATGCGATTAATCCTGCCCGTGATTTTGGTCCACGCCTTTTTGGTGCGATCGCTGGGACAAAAGGTTTATTTGATGGGTCTTATTGGTTTGTAGTACCTATTTTAGGTCCACTTATTGGTGGAGTTTTAGGTGTTTTAACTTACGATTGGTTTGTAACCTCGTCACTTGCAAAGAAAGAAGGATAGATAAGTTAGAGGAAGGGGAGTGC encodes the following:
- a CDS encoding MIP family channel protein, whose protein sequence is MKKENLFGEFVAEVFGTFILILLGDGVVANVGLAPRLASTAYNWNTITFGWAMAVLIAVYTVAGVSGAHLNPAVTLALAVKRGFPWKKVVPYWIAQVLGAFLGAFGVFLVYHDGLVAAGMPNVWCTGPGSVFGQAFWGGAASVSPLGSYSLLNAFVAEIFGTAVLLWGVLASGDTKNNAVGANLGGFIVALVVLGIGLTLGGPSGYAINPARDFGPRLFGAIAGTKGLFDGSYWFVVPILGPLIGGVLGVLTYDWFVTSSLAKKEG